The Phyllopteryx taeniolatus isolate TA_2022b chromosome 9, UOR_Ptae_1.2, whole genome shotgun sequence genome contains a region encoding:
- the mapkapk2a gene encoding MAP kinase-activated protein kinase 2 isoform X3: protein MKLCIEQLFNSHSSTQCRQKKMLQDCSKARREVELHWRASPCANIVRIIEVYENLYQGRKCLLIVMECMDGGELFSRIQDRGDQAFTEREASDIMKSIGEAIQYLHAVNIAHRDVKPENLLYSTKRPSALLKLTDFGFAKETTSHNSLATPCYTPYYVAPEVLGPEKYDKSCDMWSLGVIMYILLCGYPPFYSNHGLAISPGMKKRIRMGQYEFPNPEWSDVSEEAKQLIRTLLKTEPTQRMTITEFMNHPWINQSMEVPQTPLHTSRVLKEEKDAWEDVKEEMTSALATMRVDYEQIKIKTIEDSTNPLLTKRRKKASNAMADTQSAAH from the exons Atgaa gttatgcattGAGCAGCTGTTCAACTCCCATTCCAGTACacaatgcagacaaaaaaag ATGCTGCAAGATTGCTCAAAAGCACGTAGAGAAGTGGAGCTCCACTGGAGGGCGTCGCCTTGTGCCAACATTGTACGGATTATTGAGGTCTATGAAAACCTGTATCAAGGCAGGAAATGCCTGCTAATTGTCATGGAGTG CATGGATGGAGGTGAACTCTTCAGTCGAATCCAGGACAGAGGCGACCAGGCCTTCACAGAGAGAG AGGCATCTGACATAATGAAAAGCATAGGAGAGGCTATCCAGTACCTGCATGCTGTTAACATTGCACACCGAGATGTTAAG CCAGAGAATTTACTGTACTCAACCAAGAGGCCCAGCGCTTTGCTCAAACTCACAGACTTTGGCTTTGCCAAGGAAACCACCTCTCACAACTCTCTTGCTACTCCCTGCTACACACCTTACTATGTTG CTCCAGAGGTTCTGGGCCCAGAGAAATATGACAAGTCTTGTGACATGTGGTCTTTGGGTGTCATTATGTATATTCT GTTGTGTGGTTACCCCCCTTTTTATTCTAACCACGGTCTAGCCATTTCTCCCGGGATGAAGAAGAGGATTAGGATGGGACAGTATGAGTTTCCTAATCCCGAGTGGTCTGATGTATCAGAAGAAG CTAAACAACTGATTAGGACCCTCCTTAAGACAGAGCCCACCCAAAGGATGACGATCACGGAGTTTATGAATCACCCCTGgattaat CAATCGATGGAGGTTCCTCAGACGCCACTGCACACTAGCCGGGTGTTAAAGGAAGAGAAGGACGCGTGGGAGGATGTCAAG GAGGAAATGACCAGTGCCTTGGCAACCATGAGGGTTGACTATGAgcaaataaagataaagacCATTGAGGACTCAACCAATCCACTTCTaacgaagaggaggaagaaagcCAGTAATGCCATGGCGGACACTCAGTCTGCTGCCCACTGA